A single Brienomyrus brachyistius isolate T26 chromosome 11, BBRACH_0.4, whole genome shotgun sequence DNA region contains:
- the cracr2b gene encoding EF-hand calcium-binding domain-containing protein 4A, giving the protein MSGWLVDGEVFVGEARGEMSPCSPRLRASAHPRVGRGRRDAVPLSPLEEARTSGTLQQEVLGKATELFLLCDKERKGLITKRDMLRLQGELPLTPEQLESVFESLDRERNGFLTPVEFRKGLGELVREPEAEVEEEVGVQRVQRVDPDEQRFTQTLLELGVETLLKDDQWEVHVLWCSLRRDHPELLCVLEELLSHAVSQMRDALKERDSLEHALRRRELDHDQVVRSIYEEMENQVREEKEKRHAQNSVRESDRCQQLQEQLRMREQELELAAAKQKELEDMVRMLSSEQMDTREQNQKVQYLNQQLQEQLDSSRAELEVVMDQLQQLQSTSIHEQKGRERDVLKVSKNMQKERESLMRQLELLRDMNKRLRDEKDVHQSHRGVSYRSSFHTLAPLPQCSWENGHPLWLHASPPYWPYPPAMK; this is encoded by the exons ATGTCTGGCTGGCTGGTTGACGGGGAGGTGTTTGTGGGGGAGGCCCGAGGTGAGATGTCCCCATGTAGCCCCAGGCTGCGGGCGTCTGCGCACCCCAGGGTGGGTCGCGGCCGGAGAGACGCGGTACCACTCAGCCCCTTGGAGGAGGCGCGGACGTCAGGAACGCTGCAGCAGGAAGTGCTGGGGAAGGCGACGGAGCTCTTCCTTCTCTGTGATAAGGAAAGAAAGGGGTTAATCACCAAAAGAGACATGCTG CGGTTGCAGGGAGAGCTTCCCCTGACTCCTGAGCAGCTGGAGTCTGTTTTTGAGAGCCTGGACCGGGAAAGAAATGGCTTCCTGACACCTGTAGAATTCCGGAAGGGCCTGG GGGAGTTGGTGAGGGAACCCGAAgcagaggtggaggaggaggtgggagTGCAGAGAGTACAGAGGGTGGACCCAGATGAGCAGAGATTCACCCAGACCCTGCTGGAGCTGGGAGTGGAAACTCTGCTGAAAGA TGATCAGTGGGAGGTGCATGTCCTGTGGTGTAGCCTCCGACGGGATCATCCTGAGCTGCTCTGTGTCCTGGAGGAGCTCCTGTCCCATGCTGTGTCTCAGATGAGGGATGCGCTGAAAGAAAGGGACAGCTTAGAGCATGCTCTGCGCAG ACGGGAGCTGGAtcatgaccaggtggtacgctCCATATATGAAGAAATGGAGAACCAGGTCAGAGAGGAGAAAGAGAAGCGACACGCTCAG AACAGCGTGAGGGAGAGTGACCGCTGCCAGCAGCTGCAGGAGCAGCTGAGGATGCGagagcaggaactggagcttgCAGCTGCTAAACAGAAAGAG CTGGAAGACATGGTGCGGATGCTGAGCTCTGAACAGATGGACACACGGGAGCAGAACCAGAAGGTCCAGTACCTCAACcagcagctgcaggaacagCTGGATTCCAGCAGGGCGGAGCTAGAGGTTGTGATGGACCAACTCCAGCAGCTCCAGAGCACCTCCATCCATGAGCAGAAGGGTCGTGAGAG GGATGTGCTTAaggtgtccaaaaacatgcagaaagaGCGGGAAAGCCTGATGAGACAGCTGGAACTGCTTCG GGACATGAACAAGAGGTTGCGTGACGAGAAGGATGTCCATCAGTCTCACAGAGGTGTCTCTTACAGAAGCTCTTTCCACACGCTGGCCCCGCTCCCCCAGTGCAGCTGGGAAAATGGGCACCCCCTCTGGCTACACGCCTCCCCCCCCTACTGGCCGTATCCGCCAGCGATGAAATAG